A genomic window from Cupriavidus metallidurans CH34 includes:
- a CDS encoding sensor histidine kinase: protein MSSNKLYAGYQSELADFRLAFSRGGAYTAIVLVLLGVGLDYGQYPQWQVPFAAARIVVSLLIAGVVVALYSQAGRRFAPWLTMTWLLLPQIMIAWMISQTEGVESPYYVGLNLAIFASGIALPFGLWQNLVFGVLSYVLYAAACLLHPGGIEPVGTFIVNSLFLLFAAAASGVYTFFNERARFMLFRLKAEVADKNAELEVINRKLVDIKGQMLQQEKMAAIGTLAAGLLHEVNNPVNFCLMAIEVAMEEPAAKSEPGIQECLVDAKQGMQRIQHIVSDLKTFAYRKPGAEVEGTPFLFEKALDSSQRLTAHELRGVKMTREMPDDTLVLGDEAAIIGVLINLFSNAALAMRKAGTQNPAIHTTVRWEDKRLRVTVRDNGPGIAQEHLARVFEPFFTTREVGQGLGLGLSISYAVIERHGGVLYAESEVGQWAAFSFDLPRAE from the coding sequence ATGAGTTCGAACAAGCTATACGCCGGATACCAGTCCGAACTGGCCGATTTCCGCCTGGCATTCAGCCGGGGCGGCGCGTACACGGCTATCGTGCTGGTGCTGCTCGGGGTTGGGCTCGACTACGGCCAGTATCCGCAGTGGCAAGTGCCATTCGCTGCGGCGCGCATCGTCGTTTCGCTGCTGATCGCAGGCGTGGTGGTCGCGCTCTACAGCCAGGCTGGCCGCCGCTTCGCGCCGTGGCTCACCATGACGTGGCTGCTGCTGCCGCAGATCATGATCGCCTGGATGATCTCGCAGACCGAAGGCGTCGAATCGCCGTACTACGTCGGGCTGAATCTCGCGATCTTCGCCTCGGGCATCGCCTTGCCGTTTGGGCTGTGGCAAAACCTGGTGTTCGGCGTCCTGTCGTATGTGCTTTATGCCGCCGCGTGCCTGCTGCACCCGGGCGGCATCGAGCCCGTGGGGACGTTCATCGTCAATTCGCTGTTCCTGCTGTTTGCCGCGGCAGCGAGTGGCGTGTACACGTTCTTCAATGAACGCGCGCGCTTCATGCTGTTCCGCTTGAAGGCCGAGGTGGCGGACAAGAACGCGGAGCTCGAGGTCATCAATCGCAAGCTGGTCGACATCAAGGGCCAGATGCTTCAGCAGGAGAAGATGGCGGCCATCGGCACGTTGGCGGCGGGCCTGCTGCACGAGGTGAACAATCCGGTCAACTTCTGCCTGATGGCGATCGAAGTGGCCATGGAGGAACCGGCCGCGAAGTCCGAACCGGGCATCCAGGAGTGTCTGGTCGATGCCAAACAGGGTATGCAGCGCATCCAGCATATCGTCTCCGACCTCAAGACATTCGCCTACCGCAAGCCGGGCGCCGAGGTGGAAGGCACCCCGTTCCTGTTCGAGAAGGCACTTGATTCGTCGCAACGGCTGACTGCGCACGAACTGCGTGGGGTCAAGATGACGCGCGAGATGCCAGACGACACCCTCGTCCTTGGCGACGAGGCCGCGATCATCGGCGTGCTGATCAACCTGTTCTCGAACGCCGCGCTGGCGATGCGCAAGGCGGGTACGCAGAATCCGGCGATCCATACGACGGTGCGGTGGGAGGACAAACGCCTGCGCGTGACCGTGCGCGACAACGGTCCTGGCATCGCGCAGGAGCATCTCGCCCGCGTGTTCGAGCCGTTCTTCACCACGCGGGAAGTGGGCCAGGGCCTGGGTCTTGGCCTGTCGATCAGCTACGCCGTGATCGAACGTCATGGCGGCGTGCTGTATGCCGAGAGCGAAGTGGGCCAGTGGGCCGCCTTCAGCTTCGACCTGCCGCGTGCGGAGTAA
- a CDS encoding class I SAM-dependent methyltransferase codes for MYSKTQIDPVVSFRNSQGEQVRGTIINLQRKSLVMEIYNPYSIVQVSEVLSELSVRMGAKNAYLGKAVVMSLVNTGLTAVVSLTLIDEWRELTDVNDAPKSVAREAELFVQDWDTRFNIRRDYQIVVNEMRAYLSEVSRWVEQVDLTESLPKREGRLREDVFYELATPLMGKVKVYLDWLEDEAQRVDPELAPVHRTYAQAALHPLLLRAPFVYRTFTKPLGYAGDYEMVNQILSDPQQGPTTYFQIVNTAFLKAAVATAHRNRIDLLVDFLTRQAERARAEGRPFRVLNVGCGPAFEIQRFVREYANPELLSFQLVDFSAETLEYTRGSIERSAASAGHKVSVEMVHQSVHDLLKRRITADDPSVREFDAVYCAGLFDYLSDKVCSRLLSYFASRTRPGGHLLVTNVHSDNPEKFGMEHLLEWYLIYRDEAGMASLLPENSHAHRLYVDETGVNVFAEAAIR; via the coding sequence GTGTACTCCAAAACCCAAATCGATCCGGTAGTTAGCTTCCGCAACTCGCAGGGCGAGCAGGTGCGAGGCACGATCATCAATCTCCAGCGCAAGTCGCTGGTGATGGAAATCTACAATCCTTATTCCATCGTTCAGGTCAGCGAGGTATTGAGCGAACTGAGCGTGCGCATGGGCGCGAAAAATGCGTACCTGGGCAAGGCCGTGGTCATGAGTCTGGTGAATACCGGCCTGACCGCGGTGGTGTCCCTGACGCTGATCGACGAGTGGCGCGAGCTCACCGACGTCAACGATGCGCCCAAATCGGTGGCGCGCGAGGCCGAGCTGTTCGTGCAGGATTGGGACACACGTTTCAATATCCGGCGCGACTACCAGATCGTGGTCAACGAGATGCGCGCGTATCTCTCGGAAGTCTCCCGATGGGTCGAGCAGGTGGACCTGACCGAGTCGCTGCCGAAGCGGGAAGGACGCCTGCGCGAGGACGTGTTCTACGAACTGGCCACGCCGCTGATGGGCAAGGTGAAGGTCTATCTGGACTGGCTCGAGGACGAGGCGCAACGCGTCGATCCCGAACTGGCGCCGGTCCACCGCACCTATGCGCAGGCCGCGCTGCACCCGCTGCTGCTGCGCGCGCCGTTCGTCTATCGTACGTTCACCAAGCCGCTCGGTTATGCCGGCGACTATGAAATGGTGAACCAGATCCTCAGTGATCCGCAGCAGGGGCCCACCACTTACTTCCAGATCGTCAACACGGCGTTCCTGAAGGCGGCCGTGGCCACCGCGCACCGCAACCGAATCGACCTGCTGGTCGATTTCCTGACGCGCCAGGCCGAACGCGCACGTGCCGAGGGCCGCCCGTTCCGCGTGCTCAACGTCGGCTGCGGCCCCGCGTTCGAGATCCAGCGCTTCGTACGGGAGTATGCGAATCCGGAGCTGCTGTCGTTCCAGCTCGTGGACTTCAGCGCGGAGACGCTCGAGTACACGCGGGGTTCGATCGAACGGTCCGCCGCGTCGGCCGGGCACAAGGTATCGGTCGAGATGGTGCACCAGTCCGTGCACGACCTGCTCAAGCGTCGCATCACCGCGGACGACCCGAGCGTGCGCGAATTCGACGCCGTGTATTGCGCCGGTCTGTTCGACTATCTCTCCGACAAGGTCTGCTCGCGCCTGCTGTCGTACTTCGCCTCGCGCACGAGGCCGGGCGGTCATCTGCTCGTTACCAACGTCCACTCCGACAACCCCGAGAAGTTCGGGATGGAGCATCTGCTGGAGTGGTACCTGATCTATCGCGACGAGGCCGGTATGGCCTCGCTGTTGCCGGAGAACTCGCATGCCCACCGACTCTATGTCGATGAAACCGGCGTCAATGTCTTCGCCGAAGCCGCTATCCGTTGA
- a CDS encoding YceI family protein has protein sequence MKMRTLFAAVAAASATLAAGTALANASTYNIDPTHTYPSFEADHMGGLSTWRGKFEKSSGVVTLDRAGKTGSVDIKIDASSIDFGNGKLNEHAKGPEMFDVQAFPEATYKGKFSKFKGDVPTEVDGVLTLHGVSKPVKLEIREFKCMQHPMLKREACGADAVAQINRADFGIDYGVKYGFKQDVKLAIQVEAVKAD, from the coding sequence ATGAAGATGCGCACCCTTTTCGCCGCTGTCGCGGCTGCTTCCGCCACGCTCGCCGCCGGTACCGCACTGGCCAATGCGTCGACGTACAACATCGATCCGACCCACACCTACCCGAGCTTCGAGGCTGACCACATGGGCGGTCTGTCGACGTGGCGCGGCAAGTTCGAGAAGTCGTCGGGCGTCGTGACGCTGGACCGTGCCGGCAAGACGGGCTCCGTGGATATCAAGATCGACGCGTCGTCGATCGATTTCGGTAACGGCAAGCTCAACGAGCACGCAAAGGGCCCCGAAATGTTCGACGTGCAGGCCTTCCCGGAAGCCACGTACAAGGGCAAGTTCTCCAAGTTCAAGGGCGATGTCCCGACCGAAGTCGACGGCGTGCTGACGCTGCACGGCGTGTCGAAGCCGGTCAAGCTGGAAATTCGCGAGTTCAAGTGCATGCAGCACCCGATGCTCAAGCGTGAAGCCTGCGGCGCCGATGCCGTGGCCCAGATCAACCGCGCCGATTTCGGCATCGACTACGGCGTCAAGTACGGCTTCAAGCAGGACGTGAAGCTTGCCATCCAGGTGGAAGCCGTCAAGGCGGACTGA
- a CDS encoding YceI family protein, with translation MKRMSRPGVMLVSAALVTAGLAANIGWAQIDTAKSSVTATARQIGVPMEGKFKKFDATVDFDPAKLATSAAKVEIDVSSFEIGDAETTKEVKGREWFDAAKFPKAVFQSTSIKAGAAGKYDVAGKLTIKGKTVDVVVPASYKQDAGGQVFEGVLPIKRTVFNIGDGEWKDTSVVADDVQIKFRIVTPVKKG, from the coding sequence ATGAAACGCATGTCTCGCCCTGGCGTGATGCTCGTGTCGGCCGCACTGGTCACCGCCGGGCTGGCCGCCAATATCGGCTGGGCCCAGATCGACACCGCCAAGAGCTCGGTCACCGCAACCGCTCGCCAGATCGGCGTGCCGATGGAGGGCAAGTTCAAGAAGTTCGACGCCACGGTCGACTTCGATCCCGCCAAGCTGGCAACGTCGGCGGCCAAGGTCGAGATCGACGTGTCGAGCTTCGAGATCGGCGACGCGGAAACGACCAAGGAGGTCAAGGGTCGCGAATGGTTCGACGCTGCGAAATTTCCGAAAGCCGTTTTCCAGTCCACCAGCATCAAGGCTGGCGCTGCGGGCAAGTATGACGTTGCCGGCAAGCTGACCATCAAGGGCAAGACCGTGGACGTGGTGGTGCCGGCTTCGTACAAGCAGGACGCCGGCGGCCAGGTCTTCGAAGGCGTGCTGCCGATCAAGCGCACAGTGTTCAACATCGGCGACGGCGAATGGAAGGACACTTCCGTGGTCGCCGACGACGTGCAGATCAAGTTCCGTATCGTTACCCCGGTCAAGAAGGGGTGA
- a CDS encoding cytochrome b, with protein MSSKGSIPAGRPAGYTATAIGLHWLIAFGIFAAFGLGLYMTGIPGLTPTKLKLFSWHKWIGVTIFIVAVLRVIWRATHAAPPVAPGTPAWQAKAAAGAHHLLYLLILIVPITGYLYSSSAGVPVVYLGLWKLPPLIEASDTLKPILKFAHIWLNYLMAAIVVVHAAAAIKHQVIDRDGTLGRMIPFLR; from the coding sequence ATGAGTTCCAAAGGCTCCATTCCGGCCGGCCGGCCCGCCGGATACACGGCCACCGCCATCGGTCTGCACTGGCTGATCGCCTTCGGCATCTTCGCAGCGTTCGGCCTGGGCCTCTATATGACTGGGATTCCCGGCCTGACGCCGACCAAGCTGAAGTTGTTCTCGTGGCACAAGTGGATTGGCGTGACGATCTTCATCGTGGCCGTGCTGCGCGTGATCTGGCGCGCCACCCATGCCGCGCCGCCCGTGGCGCCCGGCACGCCGGCCTGGCAGGCCAAGGCTGCCGCTGGCGCGCATCATTTGCTGTACCTGCTGATCCTGATCGTGCCGATTACGGGCTATCTCTACAGCTCCTCGGCGGGCGTGCCCGTGGTGTACCTGGGCCTGTGGAAGCTGCCGCCGCTGATCGAGGCCAGCGACACGCTCAAGCCGATCCTGAAGTTTGCCCATATCTGGCTGAATTACCTGATGGCGGCGATCGTCGTCGTCCACGCAGCCGCCGCGATCAAGCACCAGGTGATCGACCGCGATGGCACGCTCGGACGCATGATCCCGTTCCTGCGCTAA
- the purB gene encoding adenylosuccinate lyase: MSTSSLSPLTALSPIDGRYAAKADALREWLSEAAFMRNRVKVEVNWLIALAQAGLPDVPKFSAASEAKLLSLVENFTEADAARIKEIEAVTNHDVKAVEYWLKEQVKGNAELEAASEFIHFACTSEDINNTSHGMMLKGARDGVIVPALKRVHARLVELAKLNAAQPMLSRTHGQPASPTTLGKEMANVAARLARAIERVERVELLGKMNGAVGNYNAHLSAYPTFDWESFSKQVIETRLGLTFNPYTIQIEPHDYMAELFDAVARANTILLDLNRDVWGYISVGYFKQKTKAGEIGSSTMPHKVNPIDFENSEGNVGLANAVLRHLSEKLPVSRWQRDLTDSTVLRNMGVAFGYSLLAYEACLRGLGKLETNPERLNEDLDNCWEVLAEPVQTVMRRFGVPNPYEQLKELTRGKGISREALQTFVQGLAIPDDAKALLLAMTPASYIGRAVELANRI; this comes from the coding sequence ATGTCCACGTCTTCCCTTTCGCCGCTTACCGCCCTGTCTCCCATCGATGGCCGCTATGCCGCCAAAGCCGATGCATTGCGCGAGTGGCTGTCCGAGGCGGCCTTCATGCGCAACCGCGTCAAGGTGGAGGTCAACTGGCTGATCGCGCTGGCCCAGGCCGGCCTGCCGGACGTGCCGAAGTTCTCGGCCGCATCGGAGGCAAAGCTGCTGTCGCTGGTGGAGAATTTCACCGAGGCCGACGCCGCCCGGATCAAGGAAATCGAGGCCGTCACGAACCACGACGTGAAGGCCGTCGAGTACTGGCTCAAGGAGCAGGTCAAGGGCAACGCGGAGCTCGAGGCCGCCAGCGAGTTCATTCACTTCGCCTGCACGTCGGAAGACATCAACAACACGTCGCACGGCATGATGCTCAAGGGCGCCCGCGACGGCGTGATCGTGCCGGCGCTCAAGCGCGTGCATGCGCGTCTGGTCGAACTGGCGAAGCTGAACGCCGCCCAGCCGATGCTGTCGCGTACGCACGGCCAGCCGGCCAGCCCGACCACGCTCGGCAAGGAAATGGCCAACGTGGCCGCGCGTCTGGCCCGCGCCATCGAGCGTGTGGAACGCGTGGAACTGCTCGGCAAGATGAATGGCGCCGTGGGTAACTACAACGCGCACCTGTCCGCCTATCCGACGTTCGACTGGGAGTCGTTCTCGAAGCAGGTGATCGAGACGCGCCTGGGCCTGACGTTCAACCCGTACACGATCCAGATCGAACCGCACGACTACATGGCCGAGCTGTTCGATGCCGTCGCCCGCGCCAACACGATCCTGCTGGACCTGAACCGCGACGTCTGGGGCTATATCTCGGTGGGCTACTTCAAGCAGAAGACCAAGGCTGGCGAGATCGGCTCGTCGACCATGCCGCACAAGGTCAACCCGATCGACTTCGAAAACTCGGAGGGCAATGTCGGCCTGGCCAACGCCGTGCTGCGCCACCTGTCCGAGAAGCTGCCTGTGTCCCGCTGGCAGCGTGACCTGACCGATTCGACCGTGCTGCGCAACATGGGTGTGGCGTTTGGTTACAGCCTGCTGGCTTACGAGGCCTGCCTGCGTGGCCTGGGCAAGCTGGAAACCAATCCCGAACGCCTCAACGAAGACCTCGACAACTGCTGGGAAGTGCTGGCGGAGCCGGTGCAGACCGTGATGCGCCGCTTTGGCGTGCCCAATCCGTACGAGCAATTGAAGGAGCTGACCCGCGGCAAGGGCATCTCGCGCGAGGCGCTCCAGACCTTCGTGCAGGGTCTGGCGATTCCCGACGATGCCAAGGCGCTGCTGCTGGCGATGACGCCCGCCAGCTACATCGGCCGCGCGGTGGAACTGGCGAATCGCATCTGA